The genomic window CATGATAAATCATGACTCAGTATGACATATTTGGTTTGTATTGTAGATTCATATATGGAAAAACTTTACTATGTATATATCATGGCCAGTGAATCAAAAGTGATTTACACTGGCATGACCAACAATCTTTTTAGGCGTGTTTATGAACACAAAATGAAACTTTTTAAAGGATTTTCAAAAAAATATAACACCTATAAACTTGTATGGTATGATGAAACTGATGACGTTACCGCAGCTATTGAATTTGAAAAACAAATTAAAGGATGGCTTCGAAAAAAGAATGTCGCCTTAATT from Candidatus Neomarinimicrobiota bacterium includes these protein-coding regions:
- a CDS encoding GIY-YIG nuclease family protein, with amino-acid sequence MEKLYYVYIMASESKVIYTGMTNNLFRRVYEHKMKLFKGFSKKYNTYKLVWYDETDDVTAAIEFEKQIKGWLRKKNVALIEEENPNWHDLAEEWFKE